The following are encoded in a window of Cupriavidus oxalaticus genomic DNA:
- a CDS encoding CaiB/BaiF CoA transferase family protein produces MLSGVKVVEIGGIGPGPFCAMHLADLGADVIAVERAVPANGAPPSTEGHVLNRGKRSVVADLKTAAGRELVLALVQDADGLIEGMRPGVMERLGLGPEACLARNPRLVYGRMTGWGQSGPLARAAGHDNNYISLSGALYYHGTPAEPPSSAITVVGDVGGGALYLAVGLLSGILNARVTGKGTVVDASIVDGSAHMMQLLLSTRRKGYISGARGNNIHDASHFYSTYRCADGGFVTLGAIEPQFYALLLEKLGLAEDPRFARQWDRERWPELHRHFEELFATRTRAQWCSLLENTDVCFGPVLSPEEAAAHPHLAARGVYFEAEGQLQAAPAPRFDGKARTVGAIPLRGQHTGEIMAAIDAGHAGGAWKTA; encoded by the coding sequence ATGCTTTCCGGTGTAAAAGTTGTCGAGATTGGCGGAATCGGCCCAGGCCCGTTCTGTGCAATGCATCTTGCCGATCTCGGCGCCGATGTGATCGCCGTGGAACGCGCGGTGCCGGCCAACGGCGCACCGCCGTCCACGGAAGGCCATGTGCTGAACCGGGGCAAGCGCTCGGTGGTTGCCGACCTGAAGACGGCCGCGGGGCGCGAGCTGGTGCTGGCGCTGGTCCAGGATGCCGACGGCCTGATCGAAGGCATGCGCCCAGGCGTGATGGAGCGGCTGGGCCTGGGCCCCGAAGCCTGCCTGGCACGCAATCCCCGCCTGGTCTACGGGCGCATGACGGGCTGGGGGCAGAGCGGGCCGCTGGCGCGGGCCGCGGGACATGACAACAACTATATCTCGCTTTCCGGCGCGCTTTACTACCACGGCACGCCGGCAGAGCCGCCATCGTCGGCCATTACCGTGGTGGGCGACGTTGGCGGCGGGGCACTGTACCTGGCGGTGGGGCTGCTGTCGGGCATCCTTAACGCCCGCGTTACCGGCAAGGGTACCGTGGTCGACGCATCGATCGTCGACGGCTCGGCCCATATGATGCAGTTGCTGTTGTCCACGCGACGGAAGGGCTATATCAGCGGCGCGCGCGGCAACAATATCCACGATGCTTCGCACTTCTACTCGACCTACCGATGCGCGGACGGCGGCTTCGTCACGCTCGGCGCGATCGAGCCGCAGTTCTACGCGCTATTGCTGGAAAAGCTGGGCCTGGCGGAGGACCCGCGTTTTGCCCGGCAATGGGACCGGGAGCGTTGGCCGGAGCTGCATCGGCACTTCGAAGAACTCTTTGCCACCAGGACGCGCGCGCAATGGTGCTCGCTATTGGAGAACACCGACGTCTGCTTCGGTCCGGTGCTGAGCCCTGAAGAGGCTGCCGCGCATCCGCACCTGGCTGCGCGAGGCGTCTACTTCGAAGCGGAGGGCCAGCTGCAGGCCGCGCCCGCGCCGCGGTTCGACGGCAAGGCCAGGACGGTCGGCGCGATCCCGCTGCGGGGCCAGCACACCGGCGAGATCATGGCCGCGATAGACGCCGGCCACGCCGGCGGCGCCTGGAAGACTGCCTGA
- a CDS encoding acyl-CoA carboxylase subunit beta, protein MLAMLSQVRDLEQRTVSKSATAADAFHARGKLLPRERLAHLLDADRPFFELMTLCGYCGIENPDPATSVPGAALIVGIGFIEGVRCMIAVNDSGISAGAMQALTGQKLIRAQEIALAQKLPFVQLVESAGGNLRKYRVERFVVGGGMFYNLARLSAAGVPVVSLIHGSSAAGGAYLPGLSDHVIMVRRQAHAYLAGPSLLRAATGEEATDEELGGADMHASVSGLADHVADNDLDGIARLREVMDTIGWREAPGGESWDEPLEPAEDLLELMPADTRTPVDMREVIARIVDGSRFREFKAMYGVHTVCGHARIQGHDVGILTNNGPLDCDGSTKAAQFIQSCVQLGRPLIFLQNITGFMVGREHEQAGMIKHGAKLIQALSNAPVPRLTVLCGSSFGAGNYGMCGRAFRPDFLFSWPNARTAVMGGEQAAMTMRLVAENAARRSGRPVDEPAIAAESRDIVATFERQSSAIHTSSMLLDDGIIDPRDTRSWLGMALATVAQARHRAVQPMQFGVARL, encoded by the coding sequence ATGTTGGCGATGCTGAGCCAGGTGCGCGACCTGGAGCAACGCACGGTCAGCAAGTCGGCAACAGCGGCAGACGCATTCCATGCGCGCGGCAAGCTGCTGCCGCGGGAGCGGCTCGCGCACCTGCTGGACGCCGACCGTCCGTTCTTCGAACTCATGACCCTGTGCGGCTATTGCGGGATCGAGAATCCGGATCCGGCCACGAGCGTACCGGGTGCGGCACTCATTGTCGGCATCGGCTTCATCGAAGGCGTGCGTTGCATGATCGCCGTGAACGATTCCGGCATCAGCGCCGGTGCAATGCAGGCGCTGACCGGCCAGAAGCTGATTCGCGCGCAGGAAATTGCCCTCGCCCAGAAACTGCCTTTTGTCCAGTTGGTGGAAAGCGCGGGCGGCAACCTGCGCAAGTATCGGGTCGAACGCTTTGTCGTGGGTGGCGGTATGTTCTACAACCTGGCCCGGCTGTCCGCAGCCGGCGTTCCGGTCGTGTCGCTCATCCATGGATCTTCGGCCGCCGGGGGCGCCTACCTGCCGGGGCTGTCCGACCATGTCATCATGGTTCGGCGCCAGGCTCATGCGTACCTCGCCGGACCCTCACTGCTGCGCGCCGCGACAGGCGAAGAGGCCACCGACGAGGAGCTCGGTGGCGCCGACATGCACGCCAGCGTCTCGGGCCTCGCCGACCACGTGGCCGACAACGACCTCGATGGCATTGCCCGCCTGCGCGAAGTGATGGACACGATCGGCTGGCGCGAGGCACCGGGCGGCGAGAGCTGGGACGAGCCGCTCGAGCCTGCCGAGGATCTGCTGGAACTGATGCCGGCCGACACCCGGACGCCGGTCGACATGCGCGAAGTGATTGCGCGCATTGTCGATGGATCGCGCTTCAGGGAGTTCAAGGCGATGTATGGGGTCCATACGGTCTGCGGCCACGCCCGCATCCAGGGACACGACGTGGGGATTCTGACGAACAACGGGCCGCTCGACTGCGACGGATCCACCAAGGCGGCGCAATTCATCCAGTCGTGCGTCCAGTTGGGCCGGCCGCTTATCTTCCTGCAGAACATCACCGGCTTCATGGTCGGGCGCGAGCATGAGCAGGCAGGAATGATCAAGCACGGCGCGAAGCTGATCCAGGCGCTGTCCAATGCGCCGGTGCCGCGCCTGACCGTGTTGTGCGGCTCGTCCTTCGGTGCCGGCAACTATGGCATGTGCGGCCGCGCGTTTCGCCCGGACTTTCTTTTCTCGTGGCCGAATGCGCGCACTGCCGTCATGGGCGGCGAGCAGGCCGCCATGACCATGCGCCTGGTCGCCGAGAACGCCGCGCGCCGCAGCGGGCGCCCCGTCGACGAACCGGCGATAGCAGCCGAGAGCCGCGACATCGTCGCCACGTTTGAACGCCAGTCCAGTGCGATCCACACCAGCAGCATGCTGCTCGATGACGGGATCATCGACCCCAGGGACACGCGCTCGTGGCTGGGCATGGCGCTCGCCACGGTGGCACAGGCCAGGCACCGCGCCGTGCAGCCGATGCAGTTCGGCGTCGCCCGCCTCTAG
- a CDS encoding acyl-CoA dehydrogenase family protein translates to MSRQESSYHAPRKMFTPEHEMYRDSVARFLADKVMPDHATWEEAGLVPRDLWRDAGAHGLLCPGLPEAWGGAGGDFLHSAIVVEEIARALASGVTGFTTHSENVAPYLLEFGTEAQKREFLPRMASGDVVGSIAMTEPGAGSDLKAIRTSAVKVEGGYRVNGQKTFITNGYHADRVLVFAKTDPAAGARGISLFWIDTTSPGFSRGRLLDKVGQKAQDTAELFFEDVYVPDDMLVGERNAGFGYAMSGLVRERLLIALRCAVALEVALEWTIAHVKERRAFDKALIENQFIRFRLAEIKTHACATRAFVDSCLEQYLAGTLTPDGAAMAKFWAGEATRAIDDLMQFFGGYGYMREYPIARAYTDVRPNRIYGGSAEIMREVIARAL, encoded by the coding sequence ATGTCCCGACAAGAATCCAGCTACCATGCGCCGCGCAAGATGTTCACGCCGGAGCACGAGATGTATCGCGACAGCGTCGCCCGTTTCCTGGCCGACAAGGTCATGCCCGACCACGCAACCTGGGAGGAGGCAGGCCTGGTGCCGCGCGACCTGTGGCGCGATGCCGGCGCCCATGGCCTGCTGTGCCCCGGCTTGCCCGAAGCCTGGGGCGGGGCCGGCGGCGACTTCCTGCACAGCGCCATCGTGGTCGAAGAAATCGCTCGGGCCCTGGCCAGCGGCGTGACCGGGTTCACCACGCACTCGGAGAACGTCGCGCCGTATTTGCTGGAGTTTGGCACCGAGGCGCAGAAGCGTGAGTTCCTGCCGCGCATGGCCAGCGGCGATGTAGTTGGCTCGATTGCGATGACTGAGCCGGGGGCGGGCAGCGACCTGAAGGCCATCCGTACCAGCGCCGTCAAGGTCGAAGGGGGGTACAGGGTCAACGGCCAGAAGACCTTTATCACCAACGGCTACCACGCCGACCGGGTGCTGGTGTTTGCCAAGACCGATCCTGCAGCCGGTGCGCGCGGCATCAGCCTGTTCTGGATCGACACTACCAGCCCAGGATTCAGCCGCGGCCGCTTGCTGGACAAGGTCGGCCAGAAGGCTCAGGACACCGCCGAACTTTTCTTCGAAGACGTCTATGTGCCGGACGACATGCTGGTCGGCGAGCGCAATGCCGGCTTTGGCTACGCCATGAGCGGCCTGGTGCGCGAGCGCCTGCTGATCGCCCTGCGTTGCGCCGTGGCGCTGGAGGTGGCGCTTGAATGGACCATCGCGCATGTCAAGGAACGCCGCGCCTTCGACAAGGCGTTGATCGAGAATCAGTTCATCCGCTTCCGCCTGGCCGAAATCAAGACGCATGCATGCGCCACGCGTGCTTTCGTCGATAGCTGCCTCGAACAATACCTCGCCGGCACGCTGACGCCGGATGGCGCCGCCATGGCCAAGTTCTGGGCTGGCGAGGCCACGCGCGCCATCGACGACCTGATGCAGTTCTTCGGCGGCTACGGCTATATGCGCGAGTACCCCATTGCCCGTGCCTACACCGACGTGCGCCCGAACCGCATCTACGGCGGTTCGGCCGAAATCATGCGTGAAGTCATTGCGCGTGCACTCTGA
- a CDS encoding Zn-ribbon domain-containing OB-fold protein yields MSEAQRPLPRPTEITDGYWRAAAQGRLVVQGCRACGHRQFYPRTLCLACESDQVDWSEVSGFGSIYTFTINHRAPNAFMKARLPYAVAIVELDEGVRMMANILNAPPETIAIGKRVRVVFEQAGDGVSLPQFELFD; encoded by the coding sequence ATGAGCGAAGCACAACGTCCCCTGCCGCGTCCCACCGAGATCACCGACGGCTACTGGCGGGCCGCCGCGCAGGGGCGGCTCGTAGTGCAGGGCTGTCGCGCCTGCGGCCACCGCCAGTTCTATCCGCGCACGCTGTGCCTTGCCTGCGAATCGGACCAGGTCGACTGGAGCGAGGTTTCCGGCTTCGGCTCGATCTACACCTTTACCATCAACCATCGCGCCCCCAATGCTTTCATGAAGGCGCGGCTGCCGTACGCCGTTGCCATTGTCGAACTGGATGAAGGGGTGCGCATGATGGCGAACATCCTCAATGCTCCGCCCGAGACAATCGCCATCGGCAAGCGGGTGCGCGTGGTGTTCGAGCAGGCTGGCGACGGGGTCAGCTTGCCGCAGTTCGAGCTGTTCGACTGA
- a CDS encoding acyl-CoA dehydrogenase family protein yields MMTPEHIALQDSVRRLIDREIEPFVEKWEADEIFPAHEVFKKLGSAGYLGVNKPVEFGGMGLDYSYEIAFCEAIGGISAGGVGMAIAVQTDMATPALARFGSDELRETFLKPTVAGDFVVCLGVSEAGAGSDVASLKTTARKDGSDYVINGSKMWITSGLQADWMCLLANTSEGDVHRNKSLICLPLRENGKLRPGITMNKIKKVGMWSSDTAQVFFDDVRVPQRYRIGEEGMGFTYQMRQFQEERLSGATRRVTALTNAINETIEYTRERKAFGRSILDNQAVHFRLAELKTEVELLRSVIYRAAQVHMSGGDMTELASMAKLKAGRLCREVTDSCLQYWGGMGFTWDNRVSRAWRDLRLISIGGGADEIMLTIICKHMGILPKRSA; encoded by the coding sequence ATGATGACCCCCGAACACATCGCGCTGCAGGACAGCGTGCGCAGGCTGATCGACCGGGAGATCGAACCCTTTGTCGAGAAGTGGGAGGCTGACGAAATCTTCCCCGCGCACGAAGTGTTCAAGAAGCTCGGCTCGGCGGGCTATCTCGGCGTGAACAAGCCCGTGGAATTCGGCGGCATGGGGCTGGACTACTCCTACGAGATCGCATTCTGCGAGGCCATCGGCGGCATCAGCGCGGGCGGCGTCGGCATGGCCATCGCCGTGCAGACCGACATGGCCACGCCGGCGCTGGCACGATTCGGCTCGGACGAGTTGCGGGAGACCTTTCTCAAGCCAACCGTCGCGGGAGATTTCGTGGTGTGCCTGGGCGTGTCCGAAGCCGGGGCCGGTTCGGACGTGGCATCGCTGAAGACCACGGCGCGCAAGGATGGCTCCGACTATGTGATCAACGGCTCCAAGATGTGGATCACGAGCGGGCTGCAGGCCGACTGGATGTGCCTGCTGGCGAATACCAGCGAGGGCGATGTCCACCGCAACAAGTCGCTGATCTGCCTGCCGCTGAGGGAGAACGGTAAGCTGCGTCCCGGCATCACGATGAACAAGATCAAGAAGGTCGGCATGTGGTCTTCCGATACCGCCCAGGTATTCTTCGACGACGTCCGGGTGCCCCAGCGCTATCGCATCGGGGAAGAAGGCATGGGCTTCACCTACCAGATGCGCCAGTTCCAGGAAGAGCGCCTCAGCGGCGCCACCCGCCGGGTCACCGCGCTCACCAATGCGATCAACGAGACCATCGAGTACACGCGTGAGCGCAAGGCGTTCGGGCGTTCGATCCTGGACAACCAGGCGGTCCATTTCCGGCTGGCCGAGCTGAAGACGGAAGTCGAACTGCTGCGATCCGTCATCTACCGCGCGGCCCAGGTGCATATGTCCGGCGGCGACATGACCGAGCTGGCCTCCATGGCCAAGCTCAAGGCCGGCCGCCTGTGCCGGGAGGTGACCGACTCCTGCCTGCAGTACTGGGGAGGCATGGGTTTCACCTGGGACAACCGCGTGTCGCGCGCCTGGCGCGACCTGCGCCTGATCTCCATCGGCGGCGGCGCCGACGAGATCATGCTGACCATCATCTGCAAGCACATGGGAATCCTGCCGAAGCGATCGGCCTGA
- a CDS encoding acyclic terpene utilization AtuA family protein: MVQNAKPGRAIVIGGASGFWGDSQIAVPQLLQEPGLGYLVFDYLAETTMAILQRARLRAPELGYATDFVSAALKPNLQALKQRGVRLVSNAGGLNPAGCRDAILALAREQGLDLKVAIVSGDDVLALQESFLPWPGDEADAGLPRLMSANAYLGALPIAQALDAGADIVVTGRCVDSAALLGIAIHEFGWSMQDYDRLAQGSLAGHLVECGAQATGGLFTDWERVPDWTNIGYPLVRMTADGVFELYQPGDAGGLVTRQTVGEQLLYEIGDPKAYALPDVVCDFSEVRIEDLPGFEASGGRVRVSGARGRAPSDCYKVTATYQQGYQIALMMAIRGQRALEKAERTAQALLARSRTLMARSGHADYSDTLVELLGAESMYGPHRRVRDSREVVLRIAAQHDDRQALAFLQKEAASAGTSMGPGTRSHFGGRSDIQSVIRTVSFLLPKQEVTVQWKMADEPATTVEVPAGGASSERPAITAHVPGTFAGDAQRPDVRCVVRIPLGTLAVGRSGDKGNDANIGLMVRDPAWLPVVSAQATAERVRDYFAHLVEGPVRRYELPEIGAFNFVLEKALGGGGSCSLRSDPLGKCYAQMLLDMEIECPAELLPEGSREAAAAR, translated from the coding sequence ATGGTCCAGAACGCAAAACCCGGCCGCGCGATCGTCATTGGTGGCGCATCGGGATTCTGGGGCGACTCGCAGATCGCCGTCCCGCAACTGCTGCAGGAGCCGGGACTGGGCTACCTCGTCTTCGACTACCTCGCCGAAACCACCATGGCGATCCTTCAGCGCGCGCGCCTTCGTGCGCCGGAGCTTGGCTACGCCACGGATTTCGTCAGCGCGGCGCTGAAGCCCAACCTGCAAGCGCTGAAGCAGCGTGGGGTGCGCCTGGTGTCCAACGCAGGCGGCCTTAACCCGGCGGGCTGCCGCGATGCCATCCTTGCCCTGGCGCGAGAGCAAGGGCTGGACCTGAAGGTCGCTATCGTGTCCGGCGACGACGTGCTGGCGCTTCAGGAAAGCTTCCTGCCCTGGCCCGGCGACGAGGCCGATGCCGGGCTTCCCCGGCTGATGTCAGCCAACGCCTACCTCGGCGCCCTGCCCATTGCACAGGCACTGGACGCCGGCGCGGACATCGTCGTCACCGGCCGTTGCGTGGATAGCGCCGCGCTGCTCGGGATCGCCATCCACGAGTTCGGGTGGTCAATGCAGGACTACGACCGGCTGGCGCAGGGCAGCCTTGCCGGCCATCTGGTTGAGTGCGGCGCGCAGGCCACGGGTGGGCTGTTCACGGACTGGGAGCGCGTGCCGGACTGGACCAACATCGGATATCCGCTGGTGCGCATGACCGCCGACGGCGTGTTCGAACTCTACCAGCCGGGCGACGCGGGCGGGCTGGTGACGCGCCAGACCGTGGGCGAGCAATTGCTCTACGAGATCGGTGACCCGAAGGCGTATGCGCTGCCCGATGTCGTTTGCGACTTCTCCGAGGTCCGGATCGAGGACCTGCCGGGCTTCGAGGCCAGCGGCGGGCGGGTGCGCGTCAGCGGCGCACGGGGAAGGGCGCCCAGCGATTGCTACAAGGTGACCGCCACTTACCAGCAGGGTTACCAGATTGCGCTGATGATGGCGATTCGCGGACAGCGGGCGCTGGAGAAGGCCGAACGCACGGCGCAGGCCCTGCTTGCGCGCAGCCGCACCCTGATGGCCAGGAGCGGCCACGCCGACTACAGCGACACCCTGGTGGAACTGCTGGGCGCGGAATCCATGTACGGGCCGCACCGCCGCGTGCGGGACAGCCGCGAAGTGGTGCTGCGCATTGCCGCCCAGCACGATGACAGGCAGGCGTTGGCTTTCCTGCAGAAGGAGGCGGCGTCAGCCGGCACATCGATGGGGCCGGGCACGCGCAGCCATTTCGGCGGACGTTCGGATATCCAGAGCGTGATCCGCACGGTCTCGTTCCTGCTTCCCAAGCAGGAAGTGACGGTGCAATGGAAGATGGCCGACGAGCCGGCGACAACCGTGGAGGTGCCAGCGGGTGGCGCGTCCTCGGAGCGGCCGGCAATCACCGCGCACGTGCCCGGCACATTCGCTGGGGATGCACAACGACCGGACGTGCGCTGCGTGGTGCGTATTCCGCTCGGCACGCTGGCGGTCGGGCGCAGCGGTGACAAAGGCAACGACGCCAATATCGGATTGATGGTGCGGGACCCGGCCTGGCTGCCGGTGGTCAGCGCGCAGGCGACGGCGGAGCGGGTACGCGACTACTTTGCGCACCTGGTTGAAGGGCCGGTGAGACGGTACGAACTGCCGGAAATCGGCGCCTTCAACTTCGTACTGGAAAAGGCACTGGGCGGCGGTGGCTCCTGCAGCCTGCGTTCCGATCCGCTGGGAAAGTGCTACGCACAGATGCTGCTGGACATGGAAATCGAATGCCCCGCAGAGCTGTTGCCCGAAGGGAGCCGGGAAGCAGCCGCCGCTCGCTGA
- a CDS encoding acetyl-CoA acetyltransferase, which yields MTKNLSRSVAIVGAAESDLGKVPGKTALELQAQAARLALHDAGLSLRDVDAVFAHTDDRFATVQLAEYLGIRPGYVDSSNVGGMSNLMHIRHAMAAIAAGMCSVALVTYGSTQLSDGSRKSGAVAADTADSPRGQFIAPYGQLSPIGYYAMVAQLHMHRYGTTSRDLAEVAVAARRWAQLNPKAYRREETSIEEVMASPVIASPLRARDCCLVTDGGGALVITSADRARDLKSKPIYVMGAAETFSHHYTPFSTADWLDTRVAETADEAFHMAGVTRADIDVVQIYDHFTIGVIQSLEELGFCKRGEGGAFVADGALGPGGRFPINTSGGGLSYGHPGMFGMFVLIEAVRQLRGECGERQLPGAELALCHAPGLVFSCNTTMILGV from the coding sequence ATGACCAAGAACCTTTCCCGCTCTGTCGCCATTGTCGGCGCCGCGGAATCCGACCTGGGCAAGGTGCCCGGCAAGACCGCGCTGGAATTGCAGGCGCAGGCCGCGCGGCTGGCCCTGCACGATGCGGGGCTGTCGCTGCGCGATGTCGATGCCGTCTTTGCCCACACCGATGACCGCTTTGCCACCGTGCAGCTGGCCGAGTACCTTGGTATCCGGCCAGGGTACGTCGATTCCAGCAATGTCGGCGGCATGTCCAACCTGATGCACATCCGCCACGCGATGGCGGCCATTGCCGCGGGCATGTGCTCGGTGGCACTGGTGACCTATGGCAGCACGCAACTGTCCGATGGCTCGCGCAAGAGCGGCGCCGTTGCGGCGGATACGGCGGACTCGCCGCGCGGCCAGTTCATCGCGCCTTATGGCCAGCTCAGCCCGATCGGCTACTACGCCATGGTGGCCCAGTTGCACATGCATCGCTACGGCACCACGTCCAGGGATCTGGCCGAGGTGGCAGTGGCGGCGCGCCGCTGGGCGCAGCTGAATCCGAAGGCGTACCGGCGCGAGGAAACCAGCATCGAGGAAGTCATGGCGTCGCCTGTGATTGCATCGCCGCTGCGTGCGCGCGACTGCTGTCTGGTCACGGATGGCGGCGGCGCGCTGGTCATCACCTCCGCCGATCGTGCCCGGGATCTGAAGTCGAAGCCGATCTATGTGATGGGCGCAGCCGAGACGTTCTCGCACCACTACACGCCGTTCAGTACGGCCGACTGGCTGGACACGCGCGTCGCCGAGACCGCGGACGAAGCATTCCACATGGCCGGTGTCACGCGCGCCGACATCGACGTGGTGCAGATCTATGACCACTTCACCATCGGTGTGATCCAGTCGCTGGAGGAGCTGGGCTTCTGCAAGCGGGGCGAGGGCGGCGCCTTCGTCGCCGACGGCGCACTGGGCCCGGGTGGCCGCTTCCCCATCAACACCTCGGGCGGCGGTCTCTCCTACGGCCATCCAGGCATGTTCGGCATGTTCGTGCTGATCGAGGCCGTGCGCCAGTTGCGCGGCGAATGCGGCGAGCGGCAATTGCCCGGCGCCGAGCTGGCGCTGTGCCATGCGCCCGGACTGGTCTTTTCCTGCAACACCACCATGATCCTCGGAGTCTGA
- a CDS encoding acetyl/propionyl/methylcrotonyl-CoA carboxylase subunit alpha, translating to MRFDTLLVANRGEIALRVLRSARKLGLRTVAVYSDADAGSRHVREADLAVRIGPADAARSYRHAHALIEACRRTGAQAIHPGYGFLSENAEFARAVAEAGLTFVGPSADVIALMGNKAQAKLAMQKAGVPTVPGEQGCATDEAALAAVERIGFPVILKAAAGGGGRGMRVVRDATALPAALQQARSEAAGAFGSDELIIERAIERGRHIEIQVLCDEHGRCLHLGERDCSTQRRFQKVIEEAPSPAVNAELRREMGEVAVRACEAIGYTGAGTLEFLLDGKGRFYFMEMNTRLQVEHGVTELVTGLDLVEQQLRIAQGEPLAFGQEDVRMRGHAIEVRLCAEDPAAGFLPQVGRVDVWRPAPDIRVDSALHGGMEIGSDYDSMVAKIMSWGETREQSIHRLVRACERTALLGVRTNLGLLSRCLRHPHFVAGEVTTDFLAGEDMGSPAWRAQPSVHARAAAALLLSGAVGRDASGMQRLPAGPAQTRALWLMDATHTSGAGAAAQGTASAVELRPSADRGEVVIRSRPGEPIPARNATDVPAREAEPACSVANVHWEPTGNSAGGYGGTLGLAVDGVYRQLMCSSPRRDEWWLQDGADTFVFRRLARFAASDGESVGGSVRAPMSGRVVAVMVGEGDAVERGQTLVVLESMKMEMPLAAPSTGRIVRLLAREGMQLNAGQVLIEVGVGAEAGKVEAEGAA from the coding sequence ATGCGCTTCGACACATTGCTTGTCGCCAACCGGGGAGAAATCGCACTGCGGGTCCTGCGCAGCGCGCGCAAGCTCGGCTTGCGCACGGTTGCCGTCTATTCGGACGCCGATGCCGGCAGCCGTCACGTGCGCGAGGCCGATCTGGCCGTGCGCATCGGACCGGCCGACGCCGCCCGCAGCTATCGGCATGCCCATGCGCTGATCGAGGCATGCCGGCGCACCGGCGCCCAGGCGATACATCCGGGCTACGGATTCCTCTCCGAGAACGCGGAGTTCGCGCGGGCGGTCGCCGAGGCGGGCCTGACCTTCGTGGGACCCTCGGCAGACGTCATTGCGTTGATGGGCAACAAGGCACAGGCAAAGCTGGCCATGCAAAAGGCCGGGGTGCCGACTGTGCCGGGAGAACAGGGCTGTGCCACCGACGAGGCGGCCCTCGCCGCGGTCGAGCGCATCGGCTTCCCGGTCATCCTGAAGGCCGCGGCAGGCGGGGGCGGCCGTGGCATGCGGGTCGTCCGCGACGCCACGGCCTTGCCGGCGGCGCTGCAACAGGCGCGCTCCGAGGCGGCAGGCGCGTTCGGCTCTGACGAGCTTATCATCGAGCGCGCCATCGAACGCGGAAGACACATCGAGATCCAGGTGCTGTGCGACGAGCATGGCCGCTGCCTGCACCTCGGTGAGCGCGACTGTTCGACACAGCGGCGCTTCCAGAAGGTCATCGAGGAAGCGCCTTCGCCCGCGGTGAACGCCGAGCTGCGCCGGGAGATGGGAGAGGTCGCGGTGCGCGCCTGCGAGGCCATCGGCTACACCGGCGCCGGCACGCTCGAATTCCTGCTGGATGGAAAAGGCCGCTTCTATTTCATGGAGATGAACACGCGGCTGCAGGTCGAGCACGGCGTGACGGAGCTGGTCACCGGGCTTGACCTGGTGGAGCAGCAACTGCGCATCGCCCAGGGCGAGCCGCTCGCGTTCGGGCAGGAGGATGTGCGCATGCGCGGCCATGCCATCGAGGTACGGCTGTGTGCGGAGGATCCCGCGGCGGGCTTTCTGCCCCAGGTGGGCCGCGTCGATGTCTGGCGCCCGGCGCCCGACATCCGCGTCGACAGCGCGCTGCACGGAGGCATGGAGATCGGTTCCGACTACGACTCGATGGTCGCGAAGATCATGTCCTGGGGCGAGACGCGTGAACAAAGCATTCACCGCCTGGTCCGTGCCTGCGAGCGCACGGCGCTGCTGGGTGTCCGAACCAACCTTGGCCTGCTCTCGCGCTGTCTGCGCCATCCGCACTTCGTGGCCGGCGAGGTCACCACGGATTTCCTGGCTGGCGAAGACATGGGCAGCCCGGCGTGGCGCGCGCAGCCGTCGGTGCATGCACGCGCCGCGGCGGCCTTGCTGCTGTCGGGCGCGGTCGGCCGCGACGCGTCCGGCATGCAGCGGCTGCCGGCTGGCCCGGCGCAAACGCGGGCGCTGTGGCTCATGGATGCGACGCACACGAGCGGCGCAGGCGCCGCGGCGCAAGGGACGGCCAGCGCGGTGGAACTGCGGCCATCGGCGGACCGGGGCGAAGTCGTCATCCGCTCCCGGCCGGGCGAACCGATCCCCGCGCGCAACGCGACGGATGTGCCAGCGCGCGAGGCAGAGCCCGCCTGCAGCGTTGCCAATGTGCATTGGGAGCCGACCGGGAACTCGGCCGGCGGCTATGGCGGAACGCTCGGGCTTGCGGTCGATGGCGTGTACCGCCAGCTGATGTGCAGCTCGCCTCGACGCGACGAATGGTGGCTGCAGGATGGCGCGGACACGTTCGTGTTCCGGCGGCTGGCGCGCTTCGCTGCCAGCGACGGCGAATCCGTCGGCGGCAGCGTACGGGCGCCGATGAGCGGGCGCGTGGTTGCCGTCATGGTTGGCGAGGGCGACGCCGTCGAGCGCGGCCAGACTCTGGTCGTACTGGAGTCGATGAAGATGGAAATGCCCCTGGCAGCGCCGAGCACGGGGCGCATCGTGCGCCTGCTTGCCCGGGAGGGCATGCAGCTCAACGCGGGCCAGGTGCTGATCGAAGTCGGCGTGGGCGCCGAAGCGGGAAAGGTCGAAGCCGAGGGCGCGGCCTGA